Proteins from one Chelonia mydas isolate rCheMyd1 chromosome 14, rCheMyd1.pri.v2, whole genome shotgun sequence genomic window:
- the RBFOX3 gene encoding RNA binding protein fox-1 homolog 3 isoform X7 → MLCSMANSGCLLVSNSGMLPHSLPCPPAFLFLQQGNQDATAPPEAMAQPYPPAQYPPPPQNGIPAEYAPPHPHPHPTQDYSGQSTVPEHAMTLYTPAQSHAEQPGTDAGTQSIAGTQTVSQTDEAAQTESQQLHSSENSDKQQPKRLHVSNIPFRFRDPDLRQMFGQFGKILDVEIIFNERGSKGFGFVTFETSTDADRAREKLNGTIVEGRKIEVNNATARVMTNKKAANPYINGWKLNPVVGAVYSPEFYAVTGFPYPATGTAVAYRGAHLRGRGRAVYNTFRAAPPPPPIPTYGAVVYQDGFYGAEIYGGYAAYRYAQPPAAAAYSDSYGRVYAAADPYHHTIGPAATYSIGTM, encoded by the exons GGTAATCAGGACGCCACGGCTCCTCCTGAAGCGATGGCTCAGCCCTACCCCCCAGCCCAGTATCCTCCGCCTCCCCAGAATGGAATCCCTGCAGAGTACGCACCCCCGCACCCGCACCCTCACCCCACACAGGATTACTCGGGGCAGAGCACGGTACCGGAGCACGCCATGACCCTCTACACACCAGCACAGAGCCACGCTGAGCAGCCGGGCACCGACGCCGGCACGCAGTCCATAGCAGGGACGCAGACGGTATCG CAGACAGATGAAGCCGCACAGACAGAGAGCCAACAGCTCCATTCCTCAGAGAACTCAGACAAGCAGCAGCCCAAGAGGTTACACGTCTCCAACATCCCCTTCCGGTTCCGGGATCCAGACCTGCGGCAAATGTTCGGG CAATTCGGGAAGATCCTCGACGTGGAGATTATTTTCAATGAGCGGGGCTCCAAG GGTTTTGGGTTTGTAACTTTTGAAACTAGCACAGATGCCGACCGGGCACGAGAGAAGCTGAATGGCACAATCGTAGAGGGACGGAAaattgag GTGAATAACGCCACAGCCCGAGTCATGACGAACAAAAAGGCTGCAAATCCCTACATCAATG GCTGGAAGCTGAACCCGGTGGTGGGAGCTGTCTACAGTCCTGAATTCTATGCAG TAACAGGGTTCCCTTACCCAGCCACGGGGACAGCTGTGGCATACCGAGGGGCGCACCTACGGGGCCGGGGGCGTGCTGTGTACAACACGTTCCGCGCcgcacccccacctccacctatCCCCACCTATGGCGC GGTCGTTTATCAGGATGGATTCTACGGCGCTGAAATTTAC GGGGGTTACGCAGCCTACAGATACGCCCAGCCGCCAGCAGCGGCAGCATACAGCGACAG CTACGGCAGAGTGTACGCAGCTGCGGACCCATACCACCACACCATCGGCCCTGCTGCCACGTACAGCATCGGcaccatg TGA
- the RBFOX3 gene encoding RNA binding protein fox-1 homolog 3 isoform X2, translated as MLCSMANSGCLLVSNSGMLPHSLPCPPAFLFLQQGNQDATAPPEAMAQPYPPAQYPPPPQNGIPAEYAPPHPHPHPTQDYSGQSTVPEHAMTLYTPAQSHAEQPGTDAGTQSIAGTQTVSVRAPMEPRVGSGAFQTDEAAQTESQQLHSSENSDKQQPKRLHVSNIPFRFRDPDLRQMFGQFGKILDVEIIFNERGSKGFGFVTFETSTDADRAREKLNGTIVEGRKIEVNNATARVMTNKKAANPYINGWKLNPVVGAVYSPEFYAVTGFPYPATGTAVAYRGAHLRGRGRAVYNTFRAAPPPPPIPTYGAVVYQDGFYGAEIYGGYAAYRYAQPPAAAAYSDSYGRVYAAADPYHHTIGPAATYSIGTMASLYRGGYSRFTPY; from the exons GGTAATCAGGACGCCACGGCTCCTCCTGAAGCGATGGCTCAGCCCTACCCCCCAGCCCAGTATCCTCCGCCTCCCCAGAATGGAATCCCTGCAGAGTACGCACCCCCGCACCCGCACCCTCACCCCACACAGGATTACTCGGGGCAGAGCACGGTACCGGAGCACGCCATGACCCTCTACACACCAGCACAGAGCCACGCTGAGCAGCCGGGCACCGACGCCGGCACGCAGTCCATAGCAGGGACGCAGACGGTATCGGTAAGAGCCCCCATGGAGCCCCGGGTGGGCAGCGGGGCTTTTCAG ACAGATGAAGCCGCACAGACAGAGAGCCAACAGCTCCATTCCTCAGAGAACTCAGACAAGCAGCAGCCCAAGAGGTTACACGTCTCCAACATCCCCTTCCGGTTCCGGGATCCAGACCTGCGGCAAATGTTCGGG CAATTCGGGAAGATCCTCGACGTGGAGATTATTTTCAATGAGCGGGGCTCCAAG GGTTTTGGGTTTGTAACTTTTGAAACTAGCACAGATGCCGACCGGGCACGAGAGAAGCTGAATGGCACAATCGTAGAGGGACGGAAaattgag GTGAATAACGCCACAGCCCGAGTCATGACGAACAAAAAGGCTGCAAATCCCTACATCAATG GCTGGAAGCTGAACCCGGTGGTGGGAGCTGTCTACAGTCCTGAATTCTATGCAG TAACAGGGTTCCCTTACCCAGCCACGGGGACAGCTGTGGCATACCGAGGGGCGCACCTACGGGGCCGGGGGCGTGCTGTGTACAACACGTTCCGCGCcgcacccccacctccacctatCCCCACCTATGGCGC GGTCGTTTATCAGGATGGATTCTACGGCGCTGAAATTTAC GGGGGTTACGCAGCCTACAGATACGCCCAGCCGCCAGCAGCGGCAGCATACAGCGACAG CTACGGCAGAGTGTACGCAGCTGCGGACCCATACCACCACACCATCGGCCCTGCTGCCACGTACAGCATCGGcaccatg GCTAGTCTATACCGAGGAGGGTACAGCCGCTTCACTCCCTACTAG
- the RBFOX3 gene encoding RNA binding protein fox-1 homolog 3 isoform X12, with translation MMMYFWGNQDATAPPEAMAQPYPPAQYPPPPQNGIPAEYAPPHPHPHPTQDYSGQSTVPEHAMTLYTPAQSHAEQPGTDAGTQSIAGTQTVSQTDEAAQTESQQLHSSENSDKQQPKRLHVSNIPFRFRDPDLRQMFGQFGKILDVEIIFNERGSKGFGFVTFETSTDADRAREKLNGTIVEGRKIEVNNATARVMTNKKAANPYINGWKLNPVVGAVYSPEFYAVTGFPYPATGTAVAYRGAHLRGRGRAVYNTFRAAPPPPPIPTYGAVVYQDGFYGAEIYGGYAAYRYAQPPAAAAYSDSYGRVYAAADPYHHTIGPAATYSIGTM, from the exons GGTAATCAGGACGCCACGGCTCCTCCTGAAGCGATGGCTCAGCCCTACCCCCCAGCCCAGTATCCTCCGCCTCCCCAGAATGGAATCCCTGCAGAGTACGCACCCCCGCACCCGCACCCTCACCCCACACAGGATTACTCGGGGCAGAGCACGGTACCGGAGCACGCCATGACCCTCTACACACCAGCACAGAGCCACGCTGAGCAGCCGGGCACCGACGCCGGCACGCAGTCCATAGCAGGGACGCAGACGGTATCG CAGACAGATGAAGCCGCACAGACAGAGAGCCAACAGCTCCATTCCTCAGAGAACTCAGACAAGCAGCAGCCCAAGAGGTTACACGTCTCCAACATCCCCTTCCGGTTCCGGGATCCAGACCTGCGGCAAATGTTCGGG CAATTCGGGAAGATCCTCGACGTGGAGATTATTTTCAATGAGCGGGGCTCCAAG GGTTTTGGGTTTGTAACTTTTGAAACTAGCACAGATGCCGACCGGGCACGAGAGAAGCTGAATGGCACAATCGTAGAGGGACGGAAaattgag GTGAATAACGCCACAGCCCGAGTCATGACGAACAAAAAGGCTGCAAATCCCTACATCAATG GCTGGAAGCTGAACCCGGTGGTGGGAGCTGTCTACAGTCCTGAATTCTATGCAG TAACAGGGTTCCCTTACCCAGCCACGGGGACAGCTGTGGCATACCGAGGGGCGCACCTACGGGGCCGGGGGCGTGCTGTGTACAACACGTTCCGCGCcgcacccccacctccacctatCCCCACCTATGGCGC GGTCGTTTATCAGGATGGATTCTACGGCGCTGAAATTTAC GGGGGTTACGCAGCCTACAGATACGCCCAGCCGCCAGCAGCGGCAGCATACAGCGACAG CTACGGCAGAGTGTACGCAGCTGCGGACCCATACCACCACACCATCGGCCCTGCTGCCACGTACAGCATCGGcaccatg TGA
- the RBFOX3 gene encoding RNA binding protein fox-1 homolog 3 isoform X9 yields the protein MLCSMANSGCLLVSNSGMLPHSLPCPPAFLFLQQGNQDATAPPEAMAQPYPPAQYPPPPQNGIPAEYAPPHPHPHPTQDYSGQSTVPEHAMTLYTPAQSHAEQPGTDAGTQSIAGTQTVSVRAPMEPRVGSGAFQQTDEAAQTESQQLHSSENSDKQQPKRLHVSNIPFRFRDPDLRQMFGQFGKILDVEIIFNERGSKVNNATARVMTNKKAANPYINGWKLNPVVGAVYSPEFYAVTGFPYPATGTAVAYRGAHLRGRGRAVYNTFRAAPPPPPIPTYGAVVYQDGFYGAEIYGGYAAYRYAQPPAAAAYSDSYGRVYAAADPYHHTIGPAATYSIGTM from the exons GGTAATCAGGACGCCACGGCTCCTCCTGAAGCGATGGCTCAGCCCTACCCCCCAGCCCAGTATCCTCCGCCTCCCCAGAATGGAATCCCTGCAGAGTACGCACCCCCGCACCCGCACCCTCACCCCACACAGGATTACTCGGGGCAGAGCACGGTACCGGAGCACGCCATGACCCTCTACACACCAGCACAGAGCCACGCTGAGCAGCCGGGCACCGACGCCGGCACGCAGTCCATAGCAGGGACGCAGACGGTATCGGTAAGAGCCCCCATGGAGCCCCGGGTGGGCAGCGGGGCTTTTCAG CAGACAGATGAAGCCGCACAGACAGAGAGCCAACAGCTCCATTCCTCAGAGAACTCAGACAAGCAGCAGCCCAAGAGGTTACACGTCTCCAACATCCCCTTCCGGTTCCGGGATCCAGACCTGCGGCAAATGTTCGGG CAATTCGGGAAGATCCTCGACGTGGAGATTATTTTCAATGAGCGGGGCTCCAAG GTGAATAACGCCACAGCCCGAGTCATGACGAACAAAAAGGCTGCAAATCCCTACATCAATG GCTGGAAGCTGAACCCGGTGGTGGGAGCTGTCTACAGTCCTGAATTCTATGCAG TAACAGGGTTCCCTTACCCAGCCACGGGGACAGCTGTGGCATACCGAGGGGCGCACCTACGGGGCCGGGGGCGTGCTGTGTACAACACGTTCCGCGCcgcacccccacctccacctatCCCCACCTATGGCGC GGTCGTTTATCAGGATGGATTCTACGGCGCTGAAATTTAC GGGGGTTACGCAGCCTACAGATACGCCCAGCCGCCAGCAGCGGCAGCATACAGCGACAG CTACGGCAGAGTGTACGCAGCTGCGGACCCATACCACCACACCATCGGCCCTGCTGCCACGTACAGCATCGGcaccatg TGA
- the RBFOX3 gene encoding RNA binding protein fox-1 homolog 3 isoform X5, producing the protein MLCSMANSGCLLVSNSGMLPHSLPCPPAFLFLQQGNQDATAPPEAMAQPYPPAQYPPPPQNGIPAEYAPPHPHPHPTQDYSGQSTVPEHAMTLYTPAQSHAEQPGTDAGTQSIAGTQTVSTDEAAQTESQQLHSSENSDKQQPKRLHVSNIPFRFRDPDLRQMFGQFGKILDVEIIFNERGSKGFGFVTFETSTDADRAREKLNGTIVEGRKIEVNNATARVMTNKKAANPYINGWKLNPVVGAVYSPEFYAVTGFPYPATGTAVAYRGAHLRGRGRAVYNTFRAAPPPPPIPTYGAVVYQDGFYGAEIYGGYAAYRYAQPPAAAAYSDSYGRVYAAADPYHHTIGPAATYSIGTMASLYRGGYSRFTPY; encoded by the exons GGTAATCAGGACGCCACGGCTCCTCCTGAAGCGATGGCTCAGCCCTACCCCCCAGCCCAGTATCCTCCGCCTCCCCAGAATGGAATCCCTGCAGAGTACGCACCCCCGCACCCGCACCCTCACCCCACACAGGATTACTCGGGGCAGAGCACGGTACCGGAGCACGCCATGACCCTCTACACACCAGCACAGAGCCACGCTGAGCAGCCGGGCACCGACGCCGGCACGCAGTCCATAGCAGGGACGCAGACGGTATCG ACAGATGAAGCCGCACAGACAGAGAGCCAACAGCTCCATTCCTCAGAGAACTCAGACAAGCAGCAGCCCAAGAGGTTACACGTCTCCAACATCCCCTTCCGGTTCCGGGATCCAGACCTGCGGCAAATGTTCGGG CAATTCGGGAAGATCCTCGACGTGGAGATTATTTTCAATGAGCGGGGCTCCAAG GGTTTTGGGTTTGTAACTTTTGAAACTAGCACAGATGCCGACCGGGCACGAGAGAAGCTGAATGGCACAATCGTAGAGGGACGGAAaattgag GTGAATAACGCCACAGCCCGAGTCATGACGAACAAAAAGGCTGCAAATCCCTACATCAATG GCTGGAAGCTGAACCCGGTGGTGGGAGCTGTCTACAGTCCTGAATTCTATGCAG TAACAGGGTTCCCTTACCCAGCCACGGGGACAGCTGTGGCATACCGAGGGGCGCACCTACGGGGCCGGGGGCGTGCTGTGTACAACACGTTCCGCGCcgcacccccacctccacctatCCCCACCTATGGCGC GGTCGTTTATCAGGATGGATTCTACGGCGCTGAAATTTAC GGGGGTTACGCAGCCTACAGATACGCCCAGCCGCCAGCAGCGGCAGCATACAGCGACAG CTACGGCAGAGTGTACGCAGCTGCGGACCCATACCACCACACCATCGGCCCTGCTGCCACGTACAGCATCGGcaccatg GCTAGTCTATACCGAGGAGGGTACAGCCGCTTCACTCCCTACTAG
- the RBFOX3 gene encoding RNA binding protein fox-1 homolog 3 isoform X4, which produces MLCSMANSGCLLVSNSGMLPHSLPCPPAFLFLQQGNQDATAPPEAMAQPYPPAQYPPPPQNGIPAEYAPPHPHPHPTQDYSGQSTVPEHAMTLYTPAQSHAEQPGTDAGTQSIAGTQTVSQTDEAAQTESQQLHSSENSDKQQPKRLHVSNIPFRFRDPDLRQMFGQFGKILDVEIIFNERGSKGFGFVTFETSTDADRAREKLNGTIVEGRKIEVNNATARVMTNKKAANPYINGWKLNPVVGAVYSPEFYAVTGFPYPATGTAVAYRGAHLRGRGRAVYNTFRAAPPPPPIPTYGAVVYQDGFYGAEIYGGYAAYRYAQPPAAAAYSDSYGRVYAAADPYHHTIGPAATYSIGTMASLYRGGYSRFTPY; this is translated from the exons GGTAATCAGGACGCCACGGCTCCTCCTGAAGCGATGGCTCAGCCCTACCCCCCAGCCCAGTATCCTCCGCCTCCCCAGAATGGAATCCCTGCAGAGTACGCACCCCCGCACCCGCACCCTCACCCCACACAGGATTACTCGGGGCAGAGCACGGTACCGGAGCACGCCATGACCCTCTACACACCAGCACAGAGCCACGCTGAGCAGCCGGGCACCGACGCCGGCACGCAGTCCATAGCAGGGACGCAGACGGTATCG CAGACAGATGAAGCCGCACAGACAGAGAGCCAACAGCTCCATTCCTCAGAGAACTCAGACAAGCAGCAGCCCAAGAGGTTACACGTCTCCAACATCCCCTTCCGGTTCCGGGATCCAGACCTGCGGCAAATGTTCGGG CAATTCGGGAAGATCCTCGACGTGGAGATTATTTTCAATGAGCGGGGCTCCAAG GGTTTTGGGTTTGTAACTTTTGAAACTAGCACAGATGCCGACCGGGCACGAGAGAAGCTGAATGGCACAATCGTAGAGGGACGGAAaattgag GTGAATAACGCCACAGCCCGAGTCATGACGAACAAAAAGGCTGCAAATCCCTACATCAATG GCTGGAAGCTGAACCCGGTGGTGGGAGCTGTCTACAGTCCTGAATTCTATGCAG TAACAGGGTTCCCTTACCCAGCCACGGGGACAGCTGTGGCATACCGAGGGGCGCACCTACGGGGCCGGGGGCGTGCTGTGTACAACACGTTCCGCGCcgcacccccacctccacctatCCCCACCTATGGCGC GGTCGTTTATCAGGATGGATTCTACGGCGCTGAAATTTAC GGGGGTTACGCAGCCTACAGATACGCCCAGCCGCCAGCAGCGGCAGCATACAGCGACAG CTACGGCAGAGTGTACGCAGCTGCGGACCCATACCACCACACCATCGGCCCTGCTGCCACGTACAGCATCGGcaccatg GCTAGTCTATACCGAGGAGGGTACAGCCGCTTCACTCCCTACTAG
- the RBFOX3 gene encoding RNA binding protein fox-1 homolog 3 isoform X10, with protein sequence MAQPYPPAQYPPPPQNGIPAEYAPPHPHPHPTQDYSGQSTVPEHAMTLYTPAQSHAEQPGTDAGTQSIAGTQTVSVRAPMEPRVGSGAFQQTDEAAQTESQQLHSSENSDKQQPKRLHVSNIPFRFRDPDLRQMFGQFGKILDVEIIFNERGSKGFGFVTFETSTDADRAREKLNGTIVEGRKIEVNNATARVMTNKKAANPYINGWKLNPVVGAVYSPEFYAVTGFPYPATGTAVAYRGAHLRGRGRAVYNTFRAAPPPPPIPTYGAVVYQDGFYGAEIYGGYAAYRYAQPPAAAAYSDSYGRVYAAADPYHHTIGPAATYSIGTMASLYRGGYSRFTPY encoded by the exons ATGGCTCAGCCCTACCCCCCAGCCCAGTATCCTCCGCCTCCCCAGAATGGAATCCCTGCAGAGTACGCACCCCCGCACCCGCACCCTCACCCCACACAGGATTACTCGGGGCAGAGCACGGTACCGGAGCACGCCATGACCCTCTACACACCAGCACAGAGCCACGCTGAGCAGCCGGGCACCGACGCCGGCACGCAGTCCATAGCAGGGACGCAGACGGTATCGGTAAGAGCCCCCATGGAGCCCCGGGTGGGCAGCGGGGCTTTTCAG CAGACAGATGAAGCCGCACAGACAGAGAGCCAACAGCTCCATTCCTCAGAGAACTCAGACAAGCAGCAGCCCAAGAGGTTACACGTCTCCAACATCCCCTTCCGGTTCCGGGATCCAGACCTGCGGCAAATGTTCGGG CAATTCGGGAAGATCCTCGACGTGGAGATTATTTTCAATGAGCGGGGCTCCAAG GGTTTTGGGTTTGTAACTTTTGAAACTAGCACAGATGCCGACCGGGCACGAGAGAAGCTGAATGGCACAATCGTAGAGGGACGGAAaattgag GTGAATAACGCCACAGCCCGAGTCATGACGAACAAAAAGGCTGCAAATCCCTACATCAATG GCTGGAAGCTGAACCCGGTGGTGGGAGCTGTCTACAGTCCTGAATTCTATGCAG TAACAGGGTTCCCTTACCCAGCCACGGGGACAGCTGTGGCATACCGAGGGGCGCACCTACGGGGCCGGGGGCGTGCTGTGTACAACACGTTCCGCGCcgcacccccacctccacctatCCCCACCTATGGCGC GGTCGTTTATCAGGATGGATTCTACGGCGCTGAAATTTAC GGGGGTTACGCAGCCTACAGATACGCCCAGCCGCCAGCAGCGGCAGCATACAGCGACAG CTACGGCAGAGTGTACGCAGCTGCGGACCCATACCACCACACCATCGGCCCTGCTGCCACGTACAGCATCGGcaccatg GCTAGTCTATACCGAGGAGGGTACAGCCGCTTCACTCCCTACTAG
- the RBFOX3 gene encoding RNA binding protein fox-1 homolog 3 isoform X3, which yields MLCSMANSGCLLVSNSGMLPHSLPCPPAFLFLQQGNQDATAPPEAMAQPYPPAQYPPPPQNGIPAEYAPPHPHPHPTQDYSGQSTVPEHAMTLYTPAQSHAEQPGTDAGTQSIAGTQTVSVRAPMEPRVGSGAFQQTDEAAQTESQQLHSSENSDKQQPKRLHVSNIPFRFRDPDLRQMFGQFGKILDVEIIFNERGSKGFGFVTFETSTDADRAREKLNGTIVEGRKIEVNNATARVMTNKKAANPYINGWKLNPVVGAVYSPEFYAVTGFPYPATGTAVAYRGAHLRGRGRAVYNTFRAAPPPPPIPTYGAVVYQDGFYGAEIYGGYAAYRYAQPPAAAAYSDSYGRVYAAADPYHHTIGPAATYSIGTM from the exons GGTAATCAGGACGCCACGGCTCCTCCTGAAGCGATGGCTCAGCCCTACCCCCCAGCCCAGTATCCTCCGCCTCCCCAGAATGGAATCCCTGCAGAGTACGCACCCCCGCACCCGCACCCTCACCCCACACAGGATTACTCGGGGCAGAGCACGGTACCGGAGCACGCCATGACCCTCTACACACCAGCACAGAGCCACGCTGAGCAGCCGGGCACCGACGCCGGCACGCAGTCCATAGCAGGGACGCAGACGGTATCGGTAAGAGCCCCCATGGAGCCCCGGGTGGGCAGCGGGGCTTTTCAG CAGACAGATGAAGCCGCACAGACAGAGAGCCAACAGCTCCATTCCTCAGAGAACTCAGACAAGCAGCAGCCCAAGAGGTTACACGTCTCCAACATCCCCTTCCGGTTCCGGGATCCAGACCTGCGGCAAATGTTCGGG CAATTCGGGAAGATCCTCGACGTGGAGATTATTTTCAATGAGCGGGGCTCCAAG GGTTTTGGGTTTGTAACTTTTGAAACTAGCACAGATGCCGACCGGGCACGAGAGAAGCTGAATGGCACAATCGTAGAGGGACGGAAaattgag GTGAATAACGCCACAGCCCGAGTCATGACGAACAAAAAGGCTGCAAATCCCTACATCAATG GCTGGAAGCTGAACCCGGTGGTGGGAGCTGTCTACAGTCCTGAATTCTATGCAG TAACAGGGTTCCCTTACCCAGCCACGGGGACAGCTGTGGCATACCGAGGGGCGCACCTACGGGGCCGGGGGCGTGCTGTGTACAACACGTTCCGCGCcgcacccccacctccacctatCCCCACCTATGGCGC GGTCGTTTATCAGGATGGATTCTACGGCGCTGAAATTTAC GGGGGTTACGCAGCCTACAGATACGCCCAGCCGCCAGCAGCGGCAGCATACAGCGACAG CTACGGCAGAGTGTACGCAGCTGCGGACCCATACCACCACACCATCGGCCCTGCTGCCACGTACAGCATCGGcaccatg TGA
- the RBFOX3 gene encoding RNA binding protein fox-1 homolog 3 isoform X6, whose product MMMYFWGNQDATAPPEAMAQPYPPAQYPPPPQNGIPAEYAPPHPHPHPTQDYSGQSTVPEHAMTLYTPAQSHAEQPGTDAGTQSIAGTQTVSVRAPMEPRVGSGAFQQTDEAAQTESQQLHSSENSDKQQPKRLHVSNIPFRFRDPDLRQMFGQFGKILDVEIIFNERGSKGFGFVTFETSTDADRAREKLNGTIVEGRKIEVNNATARVMTNKKAANPYINGWKLNPVVGAVYSPEFYAVTGFPYPATGTAVAYRGAHLRGRGRAVYNTFRAAPPPPPIPTYGAVVYQDGFYGAEIYGGYAAYRYAQPPAAAAYSDSYGRVYAAADPYHHTIGPAATYSIGTMASLYRGGYSRFTPY is encoded by the exons GGTAATCAGGACGCCACGGCTCCTCCTGAAGCGATGGCTCAGCCCTACCCCCCAGCCCAGTATCCTCCGCCTCCCCAGAATGGAATCCCTGCAGAGTACGCACCCCCGCACCCGCACCCTCACCCCACACAGGATTACTCGGGGCAGAGCACGGTACCGGAGCACGCCATGACCCTCTACACACCAGCACAGAGCCACGCTGAGCAGCCGGGCACCGACGCCGGCACGCAGTCCATAGCAGGGACGCAGACGGTATCGGTAAGAGCCCCCATGGAGCCCCGGGTGGGCAGCGGGGCTTTTCAG CAGACAGATGAAGCCGCACAGACAGAGAGCCAACAGCTCCATTCCTCAGAGAACTCAGACAAGCAGCAGCCCAAGAGGTTACACGTCTCCAACATCCCCTTCCGGTTCCGGGATCCAGACCTGCGGCAAATGTTCGGG CAATTCGGGAAGATCCTCGACGTGGAGATTATTTTCAATGAGCGGGGCTCCAAG GGTTTTGGGTTTGTAACTTTTGAAACTAGCACAGATGCCGACCGGGCACGAGAGAAGCTGAATGGCACAATCGTAGAGGGACGGAAaattgag GTGAATAACGCCACAGCCCGAGTCATGACGAACAAAAAGGCTGCAAATCCCTACATCAATG GCTGGAAGCTGAACCCGGTGGTGGGAGCTGTCTACAGTCCTGAATTCTATGCAG TAACAGGGTTCCCTTACCCAGCCACGGGGACAGCTGTGGCATACCGAGGGGCGCACCTACGGGGCCGGGGGCGTGCTGTGTACAACACGTTCCGCGCcgcacccccacctccacctatCCCCACCTATGGCGC GGTCGTTTATCAGGATGGATTCTACGGCGCTGAAATTTAC GGGGGTTACGCAGCCTACAGATACGCCCAGCCGCCAGCAGCGGCAGCATACAGCGACAG CTACGGCAGAGTGTACGCAGCTGCGGACCCATACCACCACACCATCGGCCCTGCTGCCACGTACAGCATCGGcaccatg GCTAGTCTATACCGAGGAGGGTACAGCCGCTTCACTCCCTACTAG
- the RBFOX3 gene encoding RNA binding protein fox-1 homolog 3 isoform X11: protein MLCSMANSGCLLVSNSGMLPHSLPCPPAFLFLQQGNQDATAPPEAMAQPYPPAQYPPPPQNGIPAEYAPPHPHPHPTQDYSGQSTVPEHAMTLYTPAQSHAEQPGTDAGTQSIAGTQTVSQTDEAAQTESQQLHSSENSDKQQPKRLHVSNIPFRFRDPDLRQMFGQFGKILDVEIIFNERGSKVNNATARVMTNKKAANPYINGWKLNPVVGAVYSPEFYAVTGFPYPATGTAVAYRGAHLRGRGRAVYNTFRAAPPPPPIPTYGAVVYQDGFYGAEIYGGYAAYRYAQPPAAAAYSDSYGRVYAAADPYHHTIGPAATYSIGTMASLYRGGYSRFTPY from the exons GGTAATCAGGACGCCACGGCTCCTCCTGAAGCGATGGCTCAGCCCTACCCCCCAGCCCAGTATCCTCCGCCTCCCCAGAATGGAATCCCTGCAGAGTACGCACCCCCGCACCCGCACCCTCACCCCACACAGGATTACTCGGGGCAGAGCACGGTACCGGAGCACGCCATGACCCTCTACACACCAGCACAGAGCCACGCTGAGCAGCCGGGCACCGACGCCGGCACGCAGTCCATAGCAGGGACGCAGACGGTATCG CAGACAGATGAAGCCGCACAGACAGAGAGCCAACAGCTCCATTCCTCAGAGAACTCAGACAAGCAGCAGCCCAAGAGGTTACACGTCTCCAACATCCCCTTCCGGTTCCGGGATCCAGACCTGCGGCAAATGTTCGGG CAATTCGGGAAGATCCTCGACGTGGAGATTATTTTCAATGAGCGGGGCTCCAAG GTGAATAACGCCACAGCCCGAGTCATGACGAACAAAAAGGCTGCAAATCCCTACATCAATG GCTGGAAGCTGAACCCGGTGGTGGGAGCTGTCTACAGTCCTGAATTCTATGCAG TAACAGGGTTCCCTTACCCAGCCACGGGGACAGCTGTGGCATACCGAGGGGCGCACCTACGGGGCCGGGGGCGTGCTGTGTACAACACGTTCCGCGCcgcacccccacctccacctatCCCCACCTATGGCGC GGTCGTTTATCAGGATGGATTCTACGGCGCTGAAATTTAC GGGGGTTACGCAGCCTACAGATACGCCCAGCCGCCAGCAGCGGCAGCATACAGCGACAG CTACGGCAGAGTGTACGCAGCTGCGGACCCATACCACCACACCATCGGCCCTGCTGCCACGTACAGCATCGGcaccatg GCTAGTCTATACCGAGGAGGGTACAGCCGCTTCACTCCCTACTAG